From Rhododendron vialii isolate Sample 1 chromosome 10a, ASM3025357v1, the proteins below share one genomic window:
- the LOC131302420 gene encoding uncharacterized protein LOC131302420 isoform X5 codes for MSFAFPRFIFHFGVSPKPSNLPTNHGFFLFSPKKRRFNTTTPLISAQLSSENLLVVVGGGAAGIYGAIRAKTLAPDLNVVVIEKGKPLSKVKISGGGRCNVTNGHCTDNLILADHYPRGYKELRGSFFSEHGPKDTMSWFTDHGVELKTEDDGRVFPASNNSSSVVDCLLSEAKQRGVLLQTGKVVTTASMTAGGKFLLKIEKRTVDSVEHVEANYLLIASGSSRQGYTLATQLGHSIIDPVPSLFTFKIEDPQLAELSGVSFPKVRAKLKLETVGRSIPHLTQVGPMLVTHWGLSGPVILRLSAWGARNLFSSDYRGTLFVDFIPDLHSEDVKSFLIEHKNQFVKQKVLNSWPSEFGLVKRFWKYVLDREGLNGDTLWASLSNNALLSVASQLKQCSFVLKGKGIFKDEFVTAGGVPMSEVALSTMESRIQSNLFLAGEVLNVDGITGGFNFQNAWSGGYIAGTSIGNLAVAAGLKDEVELSLRSS; via the exons ATGAGCTTCGCATTCCCGCGTTTCATCTTCCATTTCGGGGTTTCTCCCAAGCCTTCAAACCTCCCAACAAACCAtggcttcttcctcttctcccccAAGAAAAGAAGATTCAATACAACCACCCCCCTCATTTCTGCTCAACTG TCAAGTGAGAACCTACTGGTGGTGGTTGGGGGTGGAGCGGCCGGAATTTACGGAGCGATTAGGGCTAAGACTTTGGCACCTGATCTCAACGTGGTGGTTATTGAAAAGGGGAAGCCTTTGTCAaag GTAAAAATATCTGGAGGTGGGCGATGCAACGTGACAAATGGGCATTGCACTGACAACTTG ATTCTGGCAGATCATTATCCTAGGGGTTATAAGGAACTCAGAGGCTCTTTCTTCAGCGAGCATGGTCCGAAGGATACCATGTCCTGGTTTACTGATCACGGGGTGGAACTGAAG ACTGAGGATGATGGGAGGGTTTTTCCTGCTAGTAACAACTCGTCTTCTGTAGTCGACTGCCTGTTGTCAGAAGCAAAGCAGAGGGGAG TTTTGCTGCAGACTGGAAAAGTTGTTACAACGGCGTCTATGACTGCTGGTGGGAAGTTCCTTCTGAAGATTGAGAAGCGTACAGTTGATAGTGTGGAACATGTTGAAgctaattatcttttaattgcAAGTGGTAGTAGCAGGCAG GGGTATACTCTTGCTACTCAACTTGGTCATTCTATCATAGATCCAGTACCAAGCTTATTCACTTTCAAGATTGAGGATCCCCAGTTGGCAGAGTTATCTGGT GTTTCATTCCCTAAAGTTAGAGCAAAGTTAAAGCTAGAAACTGTTGGGAGGAGTATACCACACCTTACACAG GTTGGACCCATGTTAGTCACGCACTGGGGACTGAGTGGACCAGTAATCCTTCGATTGTCTGCTTGGGGAGCCCGCAATCTGTTCAGTTCTGATTACAGAG GTACACTATTCGTGGATTTTATTCCTGACCTTCATAGTGAAGATGTGAAGTCCTTTCTTATTGAGCACAAGAATCAGTTTGTG AAGCAAAAAGTGCTGAATTCGTGGCCTTCAGAATTTGGCCTTGTGAAGAGATTTTGGAAATATGTACTAGATCGTGAG GGTTTAAATGGGGATACCTTGTGGGCTTCTCTTTCAAACAATGCATTATTATCTGTTGCTTCTCAGTTGAAGCAGTGTTCATTCGTATTGAAAGGGAAG GGCATATTTAAGGACGAATTCGTCACCGCTGGAGGCGTTCCAATGTCtgag GTAGCACTTAGCACAATGGAGAGCAGGATACAGTCAAATCTATTCTTGGCTGGAGAG GTACTAAATGTTGATGGAATTACTGGAGGTTTCAATTTCCAG AATGCTTGGTCGGGTGGATACATTGCGGGAACGAGCATTGGCAATCTCGCAGTAGCTGCTGGTCTGAAGGATGAAGTAGAATTAAGCCTACGGAGTAGTTAA